A window of Gambusia affinis linkage group LG03, SWU_Gaff_1.0, whole genome shotgun sequence contains these coding sequences:
- the cabp1a gene encoding calcium-binding protein 1a isoform X2 — MLQDAERRLRLALSCEESGYLGPYQDSIVSVTQNCVLVSNILGQTCVFLGKGMAKCRQADRELRPEEMDELRDAFKEFDKDKDGFISCKDLGNCMRTMGYMPTEMELIELSQQINMNLGGHVDFDDFVELMGPKLLAETADMIGIKELKDAFREFDTNGDGAISTTELRDAMRKLLGQQVGLKEVEDILRDVDLNGDGLVDFEEFVRMMSR, encoded by the exons ATGCTCCAGGACGCTGAGAGGCGACTCAGGCTTGCGCTGTCTTGTGAGGAATCAGGGTATCTCGGGCCGTATCAGGACTCCATTGTTTCCGTGACACAAAACTGCGTTCTCGTGAGCAACATACTGGGACAAACCTGTGTCTTCCTGGGTAAAGGCATGGCAAAGTGCAGGCAGGCT GACAGAGAGCTGCGGCCAGAAGAAATGGAcg AGCTGCGAGATGCTTTCAAGGAGTTTGACAAAGACAAGGACGGCTTTATTAGCTGTAAAGACCTGGGGAACTGCATGAGGACCATGGGATACATGCCGACAGAAATGGAGCTGATAGAACTGAGTCAACAGATAAACATGAACT TGGGAGGTCACGTGGATTTTGACGATTTTGTGGAACTAATGGGCCCAAAACTTCTCGCCGAAACTGCAGACATGATTGGGATAAAGGAGTTAAAAGACGCATTCAGGGAG TTTGACACAAATGGGGATGGTGCCATAAGCACCACTGAGCTAAGAGATGCAATGAGGAAGTTATTGGGCCAACAA GTAGGTCTTAAAGAGGTAGAAGATATCCTAAGGGATGTGGACTTAAACGGTGACGGACTTGTTGACTTTGAAG agTTCGTTCGAATGATGTCTCGCTAA
- the cabp1a gene encoding calcium-binding protein 1a isoform X1, producing the protein MSASFPKSDSTTSLLKSSRRSTHLPDQTSEIRRGQHQHQHQHRQRPAALQGSSGKTDESFWSAESDVSARRPLCHPSLVGSQDGGTAAATRGKCKPHAPHSQVPVEPGPNCESDRGLTERSRTNPKPSHRHHHHHHHHRRKQHREDHPDDAEHPQPCHPLAHRVPSLSDSTDDRAPLCEPRDRKRGSLASGGGGQVSSPSPSSCSPVPPSSRSSRRSRRSSTASSASDINLRSVLNSLFGQDRELRPEEMDELRDAFKEFDKDKDGFISCKDLGNCMRTMGYMPTEMELIELSQQINMNLGGHVDFDDFVELMGPKLLAETADMIGIKELKDAFREFDTNGDGAISTTELRDAMRKLLGQQVGLKEVEDILRDVDLNGDGLVDFEEFVRMMSR; encoded by the exons ATGAGCGCCTCCTTCCCGAAATCTGATTCCACAACCTCGTTACTGAAATCATCGAGGAGATCGACACACCTCCCAGATCAGACATCAGAGATCCGGAGAGGTCAACATCAGCACCAGCACCAGCACCGTCAGCGTCCCGCCGCGCTCCAGGGCAGCAGCGGCAAAACTGACGAGTCCTTCTGGTCGGCCGAGAGCGACGTCAGCGCTCGGAGACCCCTGTGTCATCCCTCCCTCGTCGGCAGCCAGGACGGGGGTACCGCCGCTGCCACTCGGGGCAAGTGCAAGCCCCACGCCCCGCACAGCCAAGTTCCCGTTGAGCCGGGGCCAAACTGCGAGTCGGACCGCGGGTTAACCGAGCGGAGCCGGACTAACCCCAAGCCCTCCCACcgccaccatcaccaccaccaccaccaccgcAGGAAGCAGCACCGGGAAGATCATCCGGATGACGCGGAGCATCCCCAGCCCTGTCACCCGCTCGCCCACAGGGTGCCCTCGCTTTCGGACAGCACAGACGACAGGGCCCCGCTGTGTGAACCGAGGGACAGGAAGAGGGGCAGCTTGgccagcggcggcggcggtcaGGTCAGCAGTCCGTCCCCGTCTTCCTGCTCCCCTGTCCCGCCGTCCAGCAGGTCCTCCCGCCGCTCCCGGAGGTCCAGCACCGCTTCCTCTGCATCTGACATCAATTTAAGGAGCGTCCTCAATTCACTATTCGGGCAG GACAGAGAGCTGCGGCCAGAAGAAATGGAcg AGCTGCGAGATGCTTTCAAGGAGTTTGACAAAGACAAGGACGGCTTTATTAGCTGTAAAGACCTGGGGAACTGCATGAGGACCATGGGATACATGCCGACAGAAATGGAGCTGATAGAACTGAGTCAACAGATAAACATGAACT TGGGAGGTCACGTGGATTTTGACGATTTTGTGGAACTAATGGGCCCAAAACTTCTCGCCGAAACTGCAGACATGATTGGGATAAAGGAGTTAAAAGACGCATTCAGGGAG TTTGACACAAATGGGGATGGTGCCATAAGCACCACTGAGCTAAGAGATGCAATGAGGAAGTTATTGGGCCAACAA GTAGGTCTTAAAGAGGTAGAAGATATCCTAAGGGATGTGGACTTAAACGGTGACGGACTTGTTGACTTTGAAG agTTCGTTCGAATGATGTCTCGCTAA